The Flavobacterium psychrophilum genome includes a region encoding these proteins:
- a CDS encoding cell envelope biogenesis protein OmpA translates to MKKLYISLSLLMAMSVAAQNKDTESADKLFAKFEYLDAAKAYEKLASKGKDPYVYKQIAESYYNLFSAKEATKWYAKLIEVKKDQDAETYYRYAQMLKVEGRYEEANKQMQKFASLAPQDQRAVLFNQDPDYLPKLKTQTKLYDEKILDINDAKYADFGGFVTDDNTFYFASTRNTARRTYGRNEEPYMDIYTSTYNTNGSLSEPTPLSELNTKWHDGPVSVTGDGNTMYFASESFKEGSFEKETPGQRTGLIYLFVATKENGKWGNVRAVPFNEKKFSTGNPSVTKDGKTLYFASNRPGSTGGSTDIWKVEVLGNNKYGKPENLGKKVNTEGRENFPYITDDNKLFFASEGRKGFGGMDIFLIDLNKGTEAINVGLPVNSPKDDFAFTFNNSKNIGFFSSNKAGKDNLYQATPICGVEAVVTVKDVKTGKVLANATVAILDDKNNVIETTTADANGVATYNVDCDRAYVIQASKEGYLQSTFPVAKSKERIVNIAADLVPVETLIVGDVVQLKDIYFEYDKSNITPEGAAELDKLVQVMKAKPNMVIMAKAHTDNRGSAEYNLALSDRRAKAMAQYVISKGIDSARLSGQGYGESQPKVKCETCTEEQHAQNRRIEFLIVKK, encoded by the coding sequence ATGAAAAAATTATATATTTCCTTAAGTCTGCTTATGGCTATGTCTGTAGCAGCACAAAATAAAGACACCGAATCGGCAGATAAACTGTTTGCTAAGTTTGAATACCTGGATGCCGCCAAAGCTTACGAAAAGCTGGCATCAAAAGGTAAAGATCCTTACGTATACAAACAAATTGCAGAAAGCTACTATAACCTTTTTAGCGCAAAAGAGGCTACCAAATGGTACGCAAAACTTATAGAAGTTAAAAAAGACCAGGATGCCGAGACCTACTACCGTTATGCACAAATGCTAAAAGTAGAGGGCCGTTACGAAGAGGCCAATAAGCAAATGCAAAAATTTGCATCATTGGCGCCACAGGACCAAAGGGCAGTGTTGTTTAATCAGGATCCTGATTACCTGCCAAAACTTAAAACGCAGACAAAGTTATATGACGAGAAGATTCTTGACATTAACGACGCTAAATATGCCGATTTTGGTGGTTTTGTGACAGATGACAATACGTTTTATTTTGCGAGTACACGTAATACAGCCAGAAGAACATATGGCAGGAACGAGGAACCGTACATGGATATTTACACATCTACATACAATACAAACGGCTCACTTAGCGAACCTACTCCCCTTTCTGAACTTAATACAAAATGGCACGACGGGCCTGTATCTGTAACAGGCGACGGAAACACCATGTATTTTGCAAGCGAAAGTTTTAAAGAAGGTAGCTTTGAAAAAGAAACTCCGGGACAAAGAACAGGGCTTATTTACCTTTTTGTTGCTACAAAAGAAAATGGCAAATGGGGCAATGTCAGGGCTGTACCTTTCAATGAAAAAAAATTCTCTACCGGTAACCCCTCTGTAACAAAAGATGGCAAAACACTTTATTTTGCATCGAACAGGCCGGGATCTACAGGAGGAAGTACTGATATCTGGAAAGTAGAAGTTTTGGGTAACAACAAATATGGTAAGCCTGAAAACCTTGGGAAAAAAGTAAATACAGAAGGCAGGGAAAACTTTCCGTACATAACAGACGACAATAAACTATTCTTTGCCTCTGAAGGCAGAAAAGGTTTTGGTGGTATGGATATCTTCCTGATAGACCTCAATAAGGGTACCGAAGCTATAAACGTTGGTCTTCCGGTAAACTCCCCTAAAGACGACTTTGCCTTTACGTTTAATAACAGCAAAAACATTGGTTTCTTTAGCAGCAACAAAGCAGGTAAAGACAACCTTTACCAAGCTACCCCTATTTGCGGCGTAGAAGCTGTTGTAACGGTTAAAGATGTAAAAACAGGCAAAGTACTGGCTAACGCTACTGTAGCAATTCTCGACGACAAAAACAACGTAATAGAAACCACTACTGCCGATGCTAATGGTGTAGCCACTTATAATGTAGATTGCGACAGGGCTTATGTTATACAGGCATCTAAAGAAGGTTACCTGCAAAGTACCTTCCCGGTTGCAAAATCTAAAGAACGTATAGTAAATATCGCTGCCGATCTTGTTCCGGTTGAAACCCTTATTGTTGGCGATGTAGTTCAGCTTAAAGATATTTATTTTGAATACGACAAGAGTAATATAACACCTGAAGGCGCAGCAGAACTTGACAAACTCGTTCAGGTAATGAAAGCGAAGCCAAATATGGTAATTATGGCTAAAGCACATACCGATAACAGAGGAAGTGCCGAATATAACCTTGCCCTATCTGACCGCAGGGCGAAAGCAATGGCACAGTATGTAATTTCTAAAGGTATAGACAGCGCAAGGCTATCCGGACAGGGTTATGGCGAGAGCCAGCCGAAAGTAAAATGCGAAACTTGTACTGAAGAGCAGCATGCACAAAACAGAAGGATTGAATTCCTCATCGTTAAAAAATAA
- a CDS encoding cupin, translating into MPLDLTEIERVKTISRDDFYNNYVKKQKPVVIEQLTHDWPAYEKWKLNYIKDIAGDKTVPLYDDRPVSHKDGFNEAHAKMKMSEYIELLQSKPTNYRIFLYNLMKEVPSLKNDFKWPNIGLRLVKQLPMLFFGGENSKVFIHYDIDYSNILHFHFHGKKRCILFDPAQTPYLYKVPHALISREDIDFDNPDFDKWPALKQAKGLVADLEHGEMLYMPEGYWHYMKYVTPGFSMSLRAFPRKVTNLGKAVYNLLIMRHFDNLMRRYKGQAWIDYKNQQAVVNTHKKLNLPV; encoded by the coding sequence ATGCCTTTAGATCTGACAGAAATTGAACGTGTAAAAACCATCAGCAGAGATGACTTTTACAACAATTATGTAAAGAAGCAGAAACCTGTTGTTATTGAACAACTTACCCACGATTGGCCAGCTTATGAAAAATGGAAGCTTAACTATATAAAAGACATAGCAGGAGATAAAACAGTGCCTTTGTATGACGACCGCCCGGTATCACACAAAGATGGTTTTAATGAGGCACATGCCAAGATGAAAATGTCTGAATATATAGAGCTTTTGCAGTCTAAGCCTACCAACTACAGGATATTTCTTTACAACCTTATGAAGGAAGTACCTTCATTAAAAAACGACTTTAAGTGGCCCAACATAGGGCTACGGCTTGTAAAGCAACTGCCTATGTTGTTTTTTGGAGGCGAAAACTCTAAAGTGTTTATTCATTATGATATAGATTATTCTAACATACTGCATTTTCATTTTCACGGTAAAAAACGCTGTATCCTTTTCGATCCGGCCCAAACTCCATACCTGTACAAAGTTCCGCATGCATTAATATCGAGGGAAGACATTGATTTTGACAATCCGGACTTTGATAAATGGCCTGCACTTAAGCAGGCTAAAGGCCTTGTAGCCGACTTGGAACATGGCGAAATGCTGTACATGCCCGAAGGATACTGGCACTACATGAAATATGTAACACCGGGATTCTCTATGAGCCTAAGGGCTTTCCCTAGAAAAGTAACCAATCTGGGCAAGGCTGTATATAATCTACTAATTATGAGGCATTTTGATAATCTAATGAGGCGATATAAAGGCCAGGCATGGATAGACTATAAAAATCAGCAGGCAGTGGTTAACACCCACAAAAAGTTAAACTTACCGGTATAA
- a CDS encoding recombinase RecX, with amino-acid sequence MYKSYTVEEATKKLEHYCAYQERCHDEVIQKLKSYNMIPQAIDTIVVHLLDNNFLNEERFACSFARGKFRIKHWGKRRITNELKARNISKYNIDRALKEISTDEYYTTFHLIADKQWEIITEVNIMKKKKKVMDYLLRKGYESNIVQEKLSDLS; translated from the coding sequence ATGTATAAATCGTATACGGTAGAAGAAGCCACAAAAAAACTGGAGCACTATTGCGCTTACCAGGAACGCTGCCATGACGAAGTTATACAAAAGCTGAAAAGCTATAACATGATACCACAGGCTATTGATACTATCGTGGTACATCTGCTGGACAATAATTTTTTAAATGAAGAGCGTTTTGCCTGTAGTTTTGCCCGTGGAAAATTTAGAATTAAGCATTGGGGCAAGCGAAGGATAACCAATGAGCTAAAAGCCCGAAATATTTCTAAATATAATATTGACAGGGCATTAAAAGAAATAAGCACAGATGAATATTATACTACATTTCATCTGATAGCCGATAAACAGTGGGAAATAATTACAGAAGTGAATATAATGAAGAAGAAAAAAAAGGTCATGGATTATTTACTAAGAAAAGGATATGAAAGTAATATCGTACAGGAAAAGCTAAGCGATTTATCATAA
- a CDS encoding transporter — protein sequence MDTLRVPNYIKTVYIALLIIIIVFFMIIAKKLLVPLLISGYIAMLLTSPCNALERRKIPRSVSAAICLIIFMTVIGGILFFIYLQVRGFMGDIGGDLSTKVNSFVIEANKWTMDNFGFDLGMPNGFEMKKAVEIVQPENGKPTQIIFSTLSTVSDIILLPVFIFFLLIYRDHLAVFITKVFSKQDNNFLLEKLTSIRKIVHAYIMGAGKVMLILAVVNTGILLALGIKHAIFFGVLSGLLNIIPYLGPSLSVVLPFTFALMTKDTLFYPIAVLASFTLVQLLEGAYLTPKITGSNVNLNALVTFLGLLIGGAIWGVTGMILIIPTIAILKKLFELSPDTQPYAYLFGEEDNNWFKKRERRSKRPPAEKEQDEKTTRKVKKIMKKDD from the coding sequence ATGGACACCTTACGCGTACCCAATTACATTAAAACGGTTTACATAGCACTACTAATTATCATTATTGTTTTTTTCATGATAATTGCAAAGAAGCTGCTTGTGCCGTTACTTATTTCAGGATATATTGCCATGCTGCTAACCTCACCGTGCAATGCATTGGAAAGAAGAAAAATTCCAAGGTCGGTAAGTGCTGCAATATGCCTTATAATATTCATGACAGTTATCGGGGGTATACTGTTCTTTATATACCTTCAGGTTCGTGGTTTCATGGGCGATATTGGGGGCGATCTTTCTACAAAAGTAAATTCGTTTGTTATTGAGGCTAACAAGTGGACCATGGATAATTTTGGGTTTGACCTCGGTATGCCAAATGGTTTTGAAATGAAAAAAGCCGTGGAGATCGTTCAGCCGGAAAATGGAAAGCCCACGCAAATTATATTTAGCACACTAAGCACGGTTTCAGATATTATTCTACTTCCTGTGTTTATATTCTTCCTGCTTATTTACCGCGATCATCTGGCCGTATTTATTACAAAGGTATTTAGCAAACAGGACAATAATTTTCTATTGGAGAAGCTTACGTCTATTCGTAAAATTGTACACGCCTATATAATGGGTGCAGGAAAAGTAATGTTGATACTTGCGGTAGTAAACACAGGTATACTATTAGCTCTAGGTATTAAGCATGCCATATTTTTCGGTGTATTATCGGGGCTACTGAACATTATTCCATACCTGGGACCTTCGCTGAGCGTGGTATTACCTTTCACATTCGCTTTAATGACAAAAGACACATTATTTTACCCCATAGCAGTACTAGCATCATTTACACTGGTACAATTACTTGAGGGCGCTTATTTAACGCCTAAAATCACCGGAAGTAATGTTAATCTTAATGCCTTGGTTACGTTTCTTGGCTTACTTATTGGTGGCGCTATATGGGGGGTAACAGGCATGATATTGATAATACCAACTATTGCTATTCTTAAGAAACTATTTGAACTGAGTCCCGATACACAGCCATATGCTTACCTCTTTGGAGAGGAAGACAACAACTGGTTTAAAAAGAGGGAAAGAAGGTCGAAAAGGCCGCCTGCAGAGAAAGAACAGGATGAAAAGACTACACGCAAGGTAAAAAAGATAATGAAGAAGGATGATTAA
- a CDS encoding ATP synthase subunit delta, which produces MLLLEIVSPEGHLFKGGVTSVTVPGVDGEFQMLNNHANIVSILTEGNIKIAVPDFKTNTEFSVKFQKSDKDQKFLLPITSGTLELKDNRIIILVG; this is translated from the coding sequence ATGTTATTATTAGAAATAGTATCTCCGGAAGGCCATTTGTTTAAAGGAGGCGTTACATCGGTAACGGTTCCGGGTGTAGATGGCGAATTCCAGATGTTGAATAACCACGCTAATATTGTTTCAATATTAACAGAAGGTAACATCAAGATCGCAGTGCCTGATTTTAAAACAAACACCGAGTTCTCGGTTAAGTTCCAAAAGTCAGACAAAGACCAGAAATTCCTTTTGCCAATAACATCAGGTACTCTGGAGCTTAAAGACAACAGAATTATTATCCTGGTAGGTTAA
- a CDS encoding ATP synthase subunit beta has product MSKVIGKVAQIIGPVVDVVFNTQNAELPKIYDSLEITKKDGTKLILEVQSHVGEDTVRTISMDSTDGMSRGQEVIGTGAPIQMPIGADVYGRLFNVIGDAIDGLGDLPKEGANGLPIHRQAPKFEELSTSSEVLFTGIKVIDLIEPYAKGGKIGLFGGAGVGKTVLIQELINNIAKGHGGLSVFAGVGERTREGNDLLREMLESGIIKYGDEFMHSMENGGWDLAKVDKPGMRQSKATFVFGQMNEPPGARARVALSGLTIAEYFRDGAGDGQGKDVLFFVDNIFRFTQAGSEVSALLGRMPSAVGYQPTLATEMGAMQERITSTKKGSITSVQAVYVPADDLTDPAPATTFAHLDATTVLSRKIAELGIYPAVDPLDSTSRILTPQILGDEHYNCTQRVKEILQKYKQLQDIIAILGMEELSEEDKLSVSRARRVQRFLSQPFHVAEQFTGIPGVLVDIKDTIKGFNMIIDGELDHLPEAAFNLKGTIEDVIEAGQKMLAEA; this is encoded by the coding sequence ATGTCTAAAGTAATAGGAAAAGTTGCACAGATCATCGGGCCGGTAGTAGACGTGGTGTTTAACACCCAAAACGCTGAGCTTCCTAAGATCTATGATTCATTAGAGATCACTAAAAAAGATGGTACAAAATTAATCCTTGAAGTACAGTCTCACGTAGGTGAAGACACTGTTCGTACTATCTCAATGGACTCAACTGACGGTATGAGCAGAGGCCAGGAAGTTATCGGTACAGGTGCTCCTATCCAAATGCCAATTGGTGCTGACGTTTACGGACGTTTGTTTAATGTTATTGGAGACGCTATCGACGGACTTGGCGATTTGCCAAAAGAAGGTGCGAATGGTTTACCAATTCACCGTCAGGCTCCTAAATTCGAAGAACTATCAACTTCATCGGAAGTTTTATTCACAGGTATCAAAGTAATCGACCTTATCGAGCCTTATGCAAAAGGTGGTAAAATTGGATTATTTGGTGGTGCAGGTGTTGGTAAAACTGTATTGATCCAGGAGTTGATCAACAATATTGCAAAAGGTCACGGTGGTCTTTCTGTATTCGCTGGAGTAGGTGAAAGAACACGTGAAGGAAACGACCTTCTTCGTGAGATGCTTGAGTCTGGTATCATCAAGTATGGTGATGAGTTCATGCACTCTATGGAGAACGGTGGTTGGGACCTTGCTAAAGTAGACAAGCCAGGTATGAGGCAGTCTAAAGCTACATTCGTATTCGGCCAGATGAATGAGCCGCCAGGAGCACGTGCACGTGTTGCGCTTTCTGGTCTTACAATCGCTGAGTACTTCCGTGACGGAGCCGGAGACGGACAAGGAAAAGACGTTCTTTTCTTCGTTGATAACATCTTCCGTTTTACACAGGCAGGTTCTGAGGTGTCTGCACTTCTTGGACGTATGCCATCTGCGGTAGGTTACCAGCCTACACTAGCAACAGAGATGGGTGCTATGCAGGAGCGTATTACATCAACTAAAAAAGGTTCAATTACATCGGTACAGGCGGTTTACGTTCCTGCGGATGACTTAACTGACCCGGCACCGGCTACAACCTTTGCCCACCTTGATGCAACAACAGTACTTTCACGTAAAATTGCTGAGCTTGGTATCTACCCTGCGGTTGACCCTCTGGATTCAACTTCAAGGATACTTACACCGCAAATTCTTGGTGATGAGCACTACAACTGTACACAAAGAGTTAAAGAAATTCTTCAAAAATACAAACAGCTTCAGGATATCATCGCGATCCTTGGTATGGAAGAGCTTTCAGAGGAAGATAAACTATCTGTATCACGCGCTCGTCGTGTTCAGCGTTTCCTTTCTCAGCCGTTCCACGTTGCTGAACAGTTTACAGGTATCCCTGGGGTACTTGTAGATATCAAAGACACGATCAAAGGATTCAACATGATCATTGATGGTGAACTTGACCACCTTCCGGAAGCGGCTTTCAACCTTAAAGGTACCATTGAAGACGTTATCGAGGCAGGACAGAAAATGTTAGCTGAAGCGTAA